A DNA window from Mesotoga sp. UBA6090 contains the following coding sequences:
- a CDS encoding type II toxin-antitoxin system Phd/YefM family antitoxin, translating to MKTVNVRDVRNRFSEIVDINEELLILRRGVPVMKISPISKEDLMKYYLSKAQEEAEKIGLSEKEGLQVLDELRKEMKDEGRY from the coding sequence ATGAAGACGGTTAATGTTAGAGATGTTCGAAACAGGTTCAGCGAGATTGTTGACATAAATGAAGAACTTCTCATTTTAAGGCGTGGAGTTCCGGTGATGAAGATATCACCCATCTCTAAGGAAGACTTAATGAAATACTATCTTTCAAAGGCGCAAGAGGAAGCAGAAAAGATCGGGCTCAGTGAAAAAGAGGGGCTGCAAGTTCTAGACGAGTTGAGAAAAGAGATGAAAGATGAAGGTCGTTATTGA
- a CDS encoding type II toxin-antitoxin system HicA family toxin, translated as MKLPRDVTFEELLKVLTKLEYEVTRQTGSHVRLTTKPKGEHHITVPHHSTLKPGTLNAILIEIAGHFEMTKKDLLEFLFD; from the coding sequence TTGAAACTCCCTCGAGATGTAACCTTTGAAGAACTTCTGAAAGTTCTCACAAAGCTGGAGTATGAGGTCACACGTCAAACCGGCAGTCACGTGAGACTAACTACAAAGCCGAAGGGGGAGCATCATATAACTGTTCCTCATCACAGTACGCTGAAGCCAGGCACACTTAACGCCATACTTATAGAAATTGCCGGACACTTTGAAATGACAAAGAAAGACTTGCTTGAGTTTCTCTTCGATTAG
- a CDS encoding 2-oxoisovalerate dehydrogenase, which yields METEIIFLVEEDSVSGFFARALGHPIFTEAETLEELKKNIRDAIRCHFDESELPRIIRLHFVKEEVIAL from the coding sequence TTGGAAACCGAAATAATCTTTCTCGTCGAAGAAGATTCCGTTTCTGGATTTTTTGCACGCGCCTTAGGTCACCCCATATTTACTGAAGCTGAGACTCTTGAAGAGCTGAAGAAGAACATCAGGGACGCAATTAGATGTCATTTTGACGAAAGCGAGCTACCGAGGATAATTAGGCTTCATTTCGTTAAGGAAGAGGTAATTGCTCTTTGA